One Posidoniimonas polymericola genomic window, GTCACGCAATCATTTCTAAGGAGGCGTTAGAATGCGACCCTCATCGGACCGGGCCCGGCCCGGCTTCACGCTGGTCGAGCTGCTCGTCGTGATCGCCATCATCGGCGTGCTGATGGCGCTGTTGCTGCCCGCGGTGCAGTCCGCCCGCGAGGCGGCGCGGCGGATCAGCTGCACCAACAAGCTAAAGAACCTGGGACTGGCGGCGCACAACCACCATGATTCAGCCGGGCACTTCCCAGTGAGTCAAGGGATGGCCAGGGGCTTCGACGGCGCTGAGGGCGACGGCCCCGCCGCTGGCTGGATCACGCAGCTCCTGCCGCAGCTAGAGCAGCAGGCCCTGCACGATCAATTCAAGGACGGCGGCGCGTTTGAGGGCCTGTTCAATCCAGGCTTAATCGTGCGCGGCGGCGGGCCCGGCCAGAACGGTCTGGCTTCAAAAAACAACGGCATCTCCGTGCCAGAGTTGATGAAGTCGCAGCTCGAAATGCTCGCCTGCCCGTCCGACGGCGAGGCGCAGCAGCTCTCGGACAAGCAGTACGGCTGGGTAAATTGGCCGGTCGCGGTGACGAGCTACAAGGGTGTGCTCGGCGACACCGTCGTCGGTGAGTCGGACGGCACCACGTTCACGAACGCCAATTCTCAGTTCCCCAGCGGCAACTACGACAAGCCCGCGCCAGCAGGCTTCGGCACGACCGCCCGCGACTGCCACCGGGACACCCGCTGCCGCGGCATCTTCTTCCGCCAGTCGTGGCGTAAGCCGGTCAGCATGAGTAAGGTCTCCGACGGCACGAGCAACACGATGCTCTTCGGCGAGGACGTTCCGAAGTACAACTTCCACTCGGCCGCTTTCTATGCGGACGGCGACTGGTGCAGCTGCAATACGCCGATCAACAACCTGATGAACCTGCCGCCCGAGTCGGTCGACTCGGCCTTCTGGTGGGATCAGCGTGGGTTCCGCAGCCTCCACCCGGGCGGCGCCAACTTCTGCGCGGTCGACGGCTCCGTCAAATTCTTGACCGACGGCGTCGACAACACCCTGTACCGAACCAGCTGCACCCGCAACGGCGAGGAGGTCATCAATGAGACGCTCTAGGCTGCCGCGGGCGGTCTCGGCGGCCGTGCTTGCCCTGACGCTCGTCGGGTGCGGCGGTGGGCTGTCTGAGGTGACGGGCGCCGTGAGCCTTGACGGCCAGCCGATCCGTGGCGGCGGCGACACCCGCTGCACCGTGACGTTCTCGCCGGCCAGCGGCAGCGGAGCGACGCCTTCGGGCATCGCCGACGCGAATGGCGAATTCGAGCTCGGCACCGGCGCCGCCAACGGCGTGCAGCCTGGCGAGTACCTGGTGTCGATCTCCGCTTCGCAACTGGTTGGCAAAGAAGACACGGGTATGGCCCGGAGCGGCAGACCCCTCACTCCTCGCGCCTACGCAAACCCTACCACGTCTGGCCTCAAGGTTAGTGTTGAGCCCGGCGCCAACCGATTCGACTTTGCACTATCCTCAGACGGCCCATAGCTTTCCCATGTCAGAGACTGAAAACGAACAACGCAAAGGCCGCTGGAGCGGGAACCCGGTTCTGCTCTGTCTGGCGGCGTGCGTAGCCTGGCAGGGCGCCCCAATGCCGACCACCGCCGCTGACGCCTCGGACCGCAACTGGGAGCTCGTCTGGTCGGATGATTTCGACAAGCTTGACGAGACCAAGTGGACGCTAGTCGACACCAACGTTCCGACCAACAACTCACAGCAGGACTACCTGCCAAGCCAAGCGAGTGTGCAGGACGGACGCCTGGTCCTGCTGTCGGAGAACATTTCCTCGCGTGACCTGCCCTACCGTTCAGGGCAGGTAATCTCCAAGCCCGAGTGGAAGCACGGCCGCTGGGAAGTGCGGGCCAAGCTGCCGGCCACTCGAGGGATGTGGCCCGCTATCTGGCTGCTCCCGGATGTCGAGAAGTACCCGTGGCCGAGCGGCGGGGAGATCGACATCATGGAAAACCGTGGCAACGAGCCGACGCTCACCAGCAGCGCGTTCCACTACGGGTCACAGACGCCCTACAAGCACGACTTCGTGTTCGACGAGCACCAGGCCCGCCGCAACGGCGAGCTGGTCGACTACACCGCCGGCTTCCACATCTACGCCGCCGAGTGGGATGAACGCTCGGTGCGGTACTACGTCGACGGCGTCAACTACTTCACGGTCTACGATCACGATGTCAACGGATTCTTGTCGCAGCGGGTCACGCCGATGCAGCTCGTGCTCAACACGGCGATCGGCGGCGGCTTCTTGCCAGATCCCGACGACTCGACGGTCTGGCCTCAACGCTTCGAGATCGACTGGGTGCGGGTCTACCGCGCCACGGAGCACCAGGCGCGGCCGGCGCTGCAGAACGGCGGCTTCGACGCCGACGGCGGCTCGCTAGCCGGCTGGTCCACTTTTGGCGTCGACCTGCGGGACAACCCAAACGTGGTCGCGGCGCCTGGGCTGGGCGTCGACGGCTCCTCGGCGCTCAAGATGTTCGGCGTCTTTCAGGGGGGGACGACCTACTCCGGGGTCGCCCAGGGAATTGACGTCGCCGTGGGAGCGCCCGTCCGTGCCTCGCTAAAGACCTACATCGACGCGGCCGACAGCATCACGGGCACAGCGAATGTTGTTGAGATGAAGATCGAGTTCTACCGCGTTTTCGGCGGCAAATTTGACTCTTCCGACCTGGTCGGCGTCCAGAAGCTTGTCGTCGCCGACAAGGATGCCGAGAATAACAAGTGGCGGCGGCACGTCCTCGAGGCCATTGCTCCTGCCGAAGCTGTTGAAGCCCGGGTCGCAATTGTGTTCGAGCAGCCCGCGCTGGACGCCGGCGCCGTCATCATTGACGAGGTCGAACTGACCACCGGCCGCGAACCTGGTGAGTAAGTCGCCGGCGCCACTGAGTAGCTACCTCGATAGAGTCCTCCAACCCGCACCAGGCCCGCCTTGAATCCTCGCTTCTGGACTGCCGCGGCAGTCGCCCTCCTGCTTCTGGTGTTTGCCAACGTGGCGCCCGCGGTCGTTGTGCCCGACGTGAGCGGCTGGCGGCTTGTCTGGCACGACGAGTTCGAGGGATCGGCCCTCGACCAGACCAAGTGGGAGGCACTCGACCGCCGCGACAGCCACAACAACGAGAAGCAGTACTACCACCCCGACCAGGTTGTGGTGGCAGACGGCCTGCTGCAGATCACGGCAATCGATCAACCGAGGGCCGGCAAGCAGTACCAGTCGGGACTCCTCGTATCCCGGCAGATCTTTGGACCGGGGCGGTTTGAGGCGCGGGTCGACCTGCCGACTTCTCAGGGCATGTGGCCGGCGTTTTGGCTGAACGCCAATCATGTCGCCTGGCCGCAGGGCGGCGAGATCGACATCCTCGAGAACCGGGGCAGCCAACCCAACCTAACCAGCAGTGCGTACCACTGGCAGACCGACCCAGGGCCCTGCTGTGGGCAACACCAGTACGTCTACGACGAGTACACCGCGGCCGACGCGGGGGCCCCGGTCGACTTCCACACGGGGTTCCACACCTTCGCCGCAGAATGGGACGAGACGCTGCTGCGTTTCTTCGTCGATGGGGATTTGTACTTCACTGTCACCGAAACGCCCAATCGCCCAATCTTCGAAACCGCCAAGAATATTATCGTGAACTTGGCGGTCGGCGGCGACTTCGGCGGCGACCCCAATCAAACGACCATATGGCCGCAGACGATGTACGTCGACTACGTCCGGTACTGGAACCGCATGTACCCGTCAGAGTTAGCCGGCGACTACAACAACGACGGCGCGGTAGATGCTGCCGACTACACGATTTGGCGTAGCACAACCGGCGATCAGGGCATCGGGCTGGCCGCCGATGGCTCTGGCAACGGCGCGGTCGGCACGTCGGACTATCAGGCGTGGCGGCAAAACTATCAGGGGGCCAGCACCGGCGTCGCTGGCGCGAGCGTTCCGGCGCCAACCGGCGCCGCGTTTACACTCGTTTTATCAGTCGCCGGTCTCTGGCGCCGTCGCCGATAGGGCCGAGTGGACCAAAGCCACGCCAGCATCTGGAGCCCGAGATCGGAACACTCGTTCGGAGAAGACACGACCTGCAAAACAGCTGCAGTCGTGAACCAGTAAAAGTGGAGGCGACAGGGATCGAACCTGCGACCTACGGCTTGCAAAGCCGCCGCTCTCCCAGCTGAGCTACGCCCCCGGTGGGGCCCTTGGCGGGCCCGAGTTGCGTAATTCTAGCTTCCAGTGGGGCAGATGCAACCCTGAACCGGGATGCGGTCACCCCGCAGTGGGAGCTAGCGATTCGCGGAGTTTTGCGACGTACCGGTCGAGGAATTGCTGCGACTCCTGGTCGCCGAACTCGTGCGGAGAGCAGCGGACCGACAGCGTCAGCTCCTTGGCGTAGGTCATGGCGGACACGACCAGACTGGTCCGCTCGCGGAGCGGCGGCACGCCACTGAAGCGGGTCACCACCACGTTGCCGGCCGCCAGCCGCCCCTCGTCTCTTGGGAGCCGCGCGTTCATCCGCCGGGCCGGGTCGCCGTTGTTGGTCAGCACAGCGGTCGCGAGGCACCAGCCGCGGTGCAGCAGCCACGGCATCGCCCACGGCGCGATTTCGGCGGCGGTGATCGCGTCGATAAAGGCCTTGCCGCCCTGCGAGTGCTTGATCTGATCGGTCTCGTTGGCGATGCTTCGCAGCAGCGATTCGGAGTCGCCGCACTCCGACGCGGGGCGGGAGATGAAGGTGTAGCCGACCATGTTGGCGGCGGGCATCTCGGTCTCGCTCGACTCGCGGAGGTCGGTCGGCATCATGACCCGCAGCGGCCGCCGTGAGGGTCGCTTGGCGTGCTCCTGATTCCACTCCGCCATCGTCTGGAACAGCCGCTCTAGCAGCAGGTCGTTCAGCATGACGTTAGCACGGTCGGCCGAGCCCCGCAGCTGGGCGGTCTCGTCCTTGGAGAGCGTGGTGATCATCACGCCGGGAAACGAGGCGGCCCCCTTCGTGTCGGCAGGGGCCAGCGGGGCCGACCAGCGCATAAACACCTCGCGGAGCTGCTTCCAGAGCGCCTGGCGGACGCCCTTCTGGTCGCCGGCGGTGTAGGCCCGCGCCATCCGTGCGCGTCGCTCGCGGAGCAGCGCCGGGGCAAGGCCGAGCATCTTGCTCTTCTCGCCCCCCTGCCGCTGGTCGTAGTGCACCAGGATGTCGCCCATGAATCGGAACGCGCCGGTGCCGTCGGTCACGCTGTGGTGCCACTGGAACACGACGACTCCCCGCGAGTCGTCCTGACGCACCCATACCCGCAGGCCGACCTCGTTGCGGATGTCGATCGGCTCGCCGCCGGGCGGAACGATCGGGTCGTCGATGCCGCCCCAGTCGATGGTCGGCAGATCGCCGCCGCCGTCGACCCAGCTGAGCAGGCCCCGTTTGCCCGGCCCAATCTTGGCCGCTACGTAGGGGTGACGCTCAACCGCGCCTGCGAGAGCGAACTCAAAGTCTTCACGGTCGAAAGACCCCTCGAAATCGAACTGGATGACATAGGTCATCGGGTACTTGGGGACATCGTCGTCGAGCAGAAATTTGTCGATCGGAGCCAAGTGCGCGGGGAAGTATCGCTGCTTCTTGGTCGACTGAGTCGGCGATTGTTGATCTGAGATCGATGACATAGAGCTAGCAGTTGTGGCCAGCGGCAAGCCGTGGCCGCGGCGAGGCGGTGTTCTGGGTTCGGCAGTCTTGCGAACGCACGCGATGGGTCAACGCTTCGGGTTGGTCGGTTCGACGGGGCTCTTACCCCCAACAGTATCGGTTACGCCGGCGGCGAGCCACCAGCTCGGCTCATCCATCAAGCTGGTTGCTAACCGTCCGCTGGGCGCCTGTCGGGCGTCGCAAGTGTTATGAACCAAAGGGCTTACGGGATTGGGAGTGGCCGGGCTCGTAAACTTCCCGGGGCCCCGGCCCTGGCGTTTTGTAAGTGGCGGGCGCGTTTCGTGGTCCTTCGCAACGCTTCCGCCCGCAATTTTTGAGTGAAATCCGCGGGGGGATCGACTCTACTGTACTCGCGGCCGCCAGCCGAGCAACGGAGCGCCTCGCTGGCCAGTGGGCAGGAGACAGCCTTGACTGACAGCCAACTGATTATTGCCGCCAGGCGGGGCGACAGCCAAGCCTGGCGAGAGCTCTACACACGGTGGATGCCGTGGGTGTGGCGGTGCGCGTACGCGCTGGTTCAGGACGCCCATGCCGCCGAGGACGTTACCAGCGAGGCGATGACCGCCTGGGTCAGGAACTTCCACACGACCGGGACCGACGCCCCCCAGGCGGCCGCCTGGCTGCGGAGCGTCGTCCGCCACAAGTGCGCCGACCACCACCGCCGCGGCGCCCGCTTCCGCAAGGCGGCCGAAGGGGTGGCGCAAACATTGGAGTGGGACGCCGTCGAGCGGCCCAGCGACAACCTCTCGCATTGCGAACGCCGCGATCAGGTCGAGCAGGCGATGGCGACACTGAAGCAACGCCACCGGCTGGTGCTGGAGTGGAAGTACGCCGAGGGGATGAGCGTGCGGCAGATCGCCGAGCGACTGGGAGCCACCGAGAAGTCGGTAGAAGCTTCGCTGTACCGGGCGCGACGGGAGTTCCGGCAGGCGTATCTCGAGCTAGAACCTAGCGAACCAGACGGGCTCGAGCCGCTCGCGTCGGCTTGGCCGCTGAAAAACGAAAATGACGCCCTATCCTCCCCAGACGCGAAGGGGGGCCGAGAGTGAACCAATTGCCAGACCCCGCTGACAACACGCCACGCCAGGATGGGGATCCGATCGCCAACCTGATTGGCGGCGCGATGGCCGCACCCGGGATGCCTGCCGATCTGCAGGCGAGGCTCAGCCTGCGCATGGAGCAGGAGTTTGCTGACGCCAACGACCCCATCCGGGCCGCGCAGCAAGGTTCGCTGTCGGCCTTGCTCGAGAAAAAGTATGAACTGGTCGGCAGCGATACGCCGCCAGCGGTCGAGCGTGGCGAGATCTCCCGATTGCGGGCCGAGTTGCACGACCTGGCGGCCCCGCCCGAGCGGCGGATGGGAATCCACCGCCGACTGGCTTTGGTTGGGGCGGCGGCCGCGGTGCTGTTGGTCTGCCTGTGGAATCAGCCCGGTTTCCGCTGGACGGAGGTTGTCGACGCGGTCCGGCATGAGCCTTCGGTTCGACTGGTCGGACAGCACTCGCCCGCCGAGCCGTTGACGATCGCGACTCGGCGAGATCAAACAGGGAGAAACCGGCCGACAACGGCCTCGTACCTCAACATTTCCGGCACGGTGATGCGTCAGCTTGGGGGGGAAGAGGGCTCGAAACTGCTGCCAACCGCGCGGCGTGCCGAGTTGGTTGGGGCCGAAATAGCGGCCGCGTTGTTCGACCTTGCCGGGCTCCCGGATAACGGCGCCACGATTGAGGTCGGCCAGTCGTGGCCCCGTTCCGTTGCTGATGGGATCGAGGTCGACCTCCAGCTGACGCAGGGAGTGACGAGGCTCCCCGCAACGATCCTCATCGACGCGTCCACCAAGCTGCCACAGCGGGTTGTGCTGCGGCCGGCAACCGCGGCGGAGCAGATTGTGCTGTTCTGCTACTCGCCAGGTTCGTCGGACGAGTAGGCGGCGATTTTCGCCCGCGGGGACTCGCCAGCGGCGTGGGCGGTTAGCTTGACGCACGCCGCAAACCCTCTAGTCTTAGCGGGATACGACTCCGTCTCCGCAAACCGCACTCTCTGTCCTATGACTGCCCACCTGACGTGGTTCGGCCACAGCACTTGGCTGCTCGAGCTCGATTCTCACAAGATCCTGATCGACCCGTTCCTGAACGACAACCCAAAGGCGCCGATCGAGGCCGACCAGGCCGAGGCCGACTTCATCGTGGTGTCGCACGGGCACTTTGACCACGTGCAAGACGCGGTGTCGATCGCCCAGCGGACCGACGCGGTTGTGATGGCAAACTTTGAGGTCGGCAATTGGCTCAAGGCCCAGGGCGTCGCCGAAGACAAGGTGATCGGCATGAACCCCGGCGGCGGCGTTAGCCAGCCGTTCGGGCACCTGAAGCTCACCATTGCGCACCACTCTAGCAGCATGCCCGACGGAAGCTACGGCGGGGTGGCGTGTGGTTTGCTGTTCGAGTCGGGCGGAAAGCGGCTGTACTTTGCCTGCGACACCGCGCTATTCGTAGACATGAAACTGATCGCGGCGGGGGGCCTCGACCTGGCCGTGCTGCCGATCGGCGATCTATTCACGATGGGCCCCGCCGACGCGGTCGAGGCGACCCGGATGCTGGCCCCGAAGCGGGTGGCGCCGTGCCACTACGACACCTGGCCTCCGATTGCCCAGGACGCAGCGGCGTGGGCGGACCAGGTCCGCCGCAACACCGGTTCCGAGCCGCTTGTGCCCGTGGTTGGCGAACGCTTCGCCGTCTGATTGCCCCCTCTGTCCACCCTCTGCGGCGTCGAAACCCGTCGCCTGCTTGGAGTCCGAGATGCTGCACCGTCAACTGCCGTTGCTGATTGTAATTATCGCCGTAGGTCACGCCGCCGCCGATGAGCCGCTGCAGTGGAAGCTCAATCCTGGCCAATCGTTGCCGCTCGCAATCGAGCAGACCTACGAGAGCACGCTGCACACCGGGTCGGGCGATGTTAGTTCGAGCTCGACGCAGCAGGTGGACCTCTCTTGGAAGGCAAACGATGGCGCCGAGCAAGTCGGAGCCGTCCGGATCGAGCAGGAAATCTCCCGAATCCGCTTTGGCTTCAACGCACCCGGCGGGCAGGGCTACGAGTTCGACACCGATTCCAGCGAGCCGCCGCAGGGGCTGGCGGCAATGATCGCTTCCCTCTACCGCGCTATGGTTGAGAACAATGCGGCCTTCCTGCTGTCGGCCCGCGGCGACGTTTCCGGCTTCGAGCCGCCCGAAGCGGTGCTCGAGTCGCTCAAGAACCTGCCGGGGGCCGCGGCGGCAGGGGAGGGTGCGGATATCTACGTGCAGCTGCTCCGCCCGGCGGTGTGTCAGTTCCCCGCCGGCGAAGTCGAGCCGGGGCAGCAGTGGACCGCCACGGTCGGCATGCCGGTGGCGACTCCCGGGCTTGGAGCCGCGACGCTCACCTATTCATACCGCGGCGAACGCGAGGTCGGCGGCCGGACCTACGCGGCGATCGACGTCGAGCTCACCGGATTCAAGCCGCCCGAGAAGAGCGACCAGTCAATCGACATCCAGGTGATCGAGTCGGGCGGCGAGGTGCTGTTCGACCGAGAGGCCGGCGTTGTCTACTCTGCCCGGCTGAAGTCGCGGTTCGCGCTAGCAATCAAGGTTGGCGATGAGCCGACCACCGGCGAGGCGACCCAATCGGTTGTCGTCGAGGCCGGGCCGGTCGAAGATTAGCACGGGTGTTTACGCCTCGTCTTTGGCGCGCTCACGAACCTGGACGTCGTCGCCCACGACACGGACCTCGAACGTGTCGACCCCCAGCCGTGGGTTGTCACACCACTTGCCGTCGGTGACGCAGAACCGCCAGGCGTGCCACGGGCACGACACCGCGCCGTCATCGTCAAGGTAGCCGGCCCCGAGTGACGCGCCCTGGTGGGGGCAGTGGTCGTCGATGGCGAAGAACTCGCCCCCTTTGTTGAACACCGCGACGCGACGGTCGCCGACCTGGTAGGTTCCCCCTTGGCCGGGGGCGATGTCGGACGTCTTGGCTACCGTGTGGTACATATCGCTTGGTCGTTGATCCAGGTGGAATGAATACAGGCGTCAGCCTGGGACCTGCGCGGCGTCCTCGACCCGCTGCCCGAACACCAGCAAAATAACTACCAGCCCGGCTACCTGAGCCGGCAGCACCAGCCAGACGCCGGCTCCGTAGCCGACCGCCGCAACCCCGACCGCGCTGACCAGTCCGGCAGATATGGCGTAGGGCATCTGCGTCACGACGTGCGCCATGTGGTCGCAGCCGCTCGCCTGAGACGACAGAATTGTGGTGTCCGAGATCGGCGAGCAGTGGTCACCAAAAATGGCGCCCGCCAGCACGCTGCCGATCGAGGCGAGCAGCAGCGGGTGGTGCGGGTCGAAGACCCCGTCTACGGCGATGGTCGCCACCGAGACCGGAACCACGAATGGCAGCAGGATTCCCATCGTGCCGAAGCTGGTGCCCGTGGCGAACGCCACCAGGCAGGCGAGCAGGAACACCACACTCGGCAGCAGCGCGGTCGTGCTGCCGGCGCCGGTTTCGTCCCCCTGCGGCAGCAGCTCCTTGAGGTAGTCGCCGGTGTACAGTCGGTAGTCCTGAAACTCGTAGGCCACGGTTTGGGTCTGCCCTTCGGCGCCCCGGTTGCCGGTCATCCGCGACATCGTGCCCGCGAACCACAGGATCGCCAACGCCGGCAGGACCATGCGGACGCCGTTGAAGGCGGCGGCCTGAATCTGCGGCGTGGTCAGCACTCCCCGTACCAGCAACAACGCCGCGGCCGCAAACAGCCCGACCAACGCCCCGTACATCAGGGCGACCGACGCGTCGGCGGCGCCAACAATCTCGATCAACGACGGCCCGGCCGCGGCCTGAGGGGCCGGCTCGTCAACGAGCTCCGCGGCCTGCTCGGCCGACTGATCGCCGGGCGACAAGGCCGCTCTGCCGCCGACCAAGATCAGCGCGATCACTACCGCCAGGGTCACCAGGATTGGACCCAACGCGTTCGACCAGTGCGTCGCCGGCTGGTCGATGGGCGGCGCGTCGTCAACCGGAGTGCCCTTGGTTGGGTCGCCGAGCCGCGCGTGGCGTTCGGCCTTGACCATCGGGCCGATGTCGCGTCGCAGCAGCGCCACGAGCAGCACCAACGCCAACGCCAAGATGACGTAGAACCGGTAGGGCAGGCAGGCAATAAACAGGTCCATCGCGGCGGGGCGGGCGGCGATGGACGGGTCGATATTGTTGATGCCGTCCTGGATACACTCGAGCTCAAACAGCACCCACACTGAGAACGGCGCCAGGCAGGCGACCGGCGCCGCGGTCGAGTCGACAATGTAGGCGAGCTTCTCCCGCGACAGCTTAAGCCGGTCGAACGTGGCCCGCATCGTGTTGCCCAGCAGCAGTGTGTTTGTGTAGTCGTCAAAGAACACCACCAGTCCCAGGAACCAGGTCACCACCTCGCACCGGCGGGTAGAATTGATCAGCGGCGTCAGCAGCTCGACGAGTCCACGCATACCTCCGCCGGCGTTGAGCACGCCGATCATCGCGCCCATCAGCAGCGTGAAGCAGAGCACGCGCAGCTTGCCGGGGTCGATCAGGGTGGACCACAGGTGGGTCTCAAAGAAGTGGTAAACGGCCGGCAGCGGGGCGCCGCCTGACGTGATCAACGCCCCCGCGGCGATCCCAAGCAGCAGCGACACCAGCACCCGCCGGGTCAGCAACGCGACGGCGACCGTCGCTAGCGGGGGAACGATACTCAGCCAGCCATAGGGGTGATCTTGCATATGCGGCGTGCGTGTGGGGCAGCGGTTTGCGTTTGAGTGAGGCCTGTTGCCAACCGGGTTAGTTTGTGAGCGTCAGCAATTCGCCACGTCCGCCACGCAGCAGGTCGCCGTTGTGCAGCGTGACGGTCGCCGGCACCGCGTCGGCCGCCTCGCCGCCGGCCCGACGCCGGACCTCCCGGCGCAGCAGTGTGAGCGTCGGCGGGCTGATCGTGCAGGCGGGGCTGAAGGTCGCTGGCGGGGCGCCTCCGCCGAACAGGCCGAGGGTCCCCCGCAGCATCTCCAGCCCCGGGTTGGCGCCGCATCGGCCCAGCACCAGCAGCGACCCGGCCCGCATCCGGAAGCCGGGCAAGTCGCCGCAGCCGCCGACAGCGATCAGCACTCCCCGCCGCATCTGCCGGCCGGCGTAGTTGCCAACCGGCCCGTCGACCACAATCGCCCCGCCCCGCATTCCGAATTTGGAGCCAGTATACCCGCCCCCGACGCAATTGCCCGCGGAGCCGCGCACGTGTATCTCGCCGCCGCGCATCTCGGCGCCGAGCCAATCCCCCGCGTCGCCGTGAACGACAATCTCGCCACCCCGCAGGGCCGCGCCGCAGTGCCGGCCGACGTCGCCGTCGATGACGATCCGCCCGGCCCGCAACCCGGCGCCGAGGTGACGCACGCGCGAGAGGTCGCCCTCGAACCGCCACTCAAGGTCGCGGGGATTGCCACGGATCGTGAACAGCTCGCCAGCCGGCGTCGGGACGCCGCCCGCCAGCACGGTTCGCTCCGCCAGCGGCGTGGCGTCTTCCCGGCCGGGCAGCAACCCCTCGGCGTCCACGGGCACGGTCGGCGGGGACTTGAGCGTCAGCGAGAGCATGCCGGTGCGATGGTTCGGTGGCTGGACGTGGTGGGCGGGAGGCGGCGGTCGCGTTGCCTCGCGCAGGGCATCTTCGTAGGATGAATGGTCATGAGCGCAGCCAAGCCTGATGAAGTCAACCCGTTCGCTCCCCCGACCGCGGTCGAATCGCGACCGGCCAAGCAACGCCGGTCCGATCTGGAACTGCGGAACGAGTACCTCGGCGGCATCCTGCTTGCTTCGGGGTGTGGGATCTTGGCCGCGGTCTTTTTCCTCGTGTCGACCCGCTACCCGACGTCGGATTTCGGCGAAATGACCAGCCTGATGTCCCGCTGGGCCTCGCTGTGCTTGGCGATGGTGTCGCTGATGTTCGTTCTGATCACGCTGCGGGCCGCGGGGACGCGGGTCTGGCGGCACCTGCGGATCCTGCTGGGCCGCCGATGAGCACCCCGTTCGCGAGGCGCGGGGCGGTAGTCCTCTGCGGGGGCGAGAGCCGCCGCATGGGCCGCGACAAGGCGTCGCTGCCGTTTGGCGATGAGACCCTCCTCAGCCGCACCCTCCGCCGCGCGGCCGACTGGGCGCCGGCGGACAACCTGGTGTGCGTCGCAGCCGCCAACCAAACTCTCCCTAAACTGCCGGCCGGGGTGCGGGTCGTGCGTGACCGCAAGCCGGGCAAGGGTCCACTGCCGGCGCTGGGCTGGGGGCTTGAGACGCTCTCCGATCGCTGCGACGCGGTGCTCGCCGTCGGCTGCGACTACCCATTGCTATCCACCGCGTTCGTCGAGCTGCTCTACTCACACCTCGACGACAAACCCTGGGCGT contains:
- the mobA gene encoding molybdenum cofactor guanylyltransferase, which gives rise to MSTPFARRGAVVLCGGESRRMGRDKASLPFGDETLLSRTLRRAADWAPADNLVCVAAANQTLPKLPAGVRVVRDRKPGKGPLPALGWGLETLSDRCDAVLAVGCDYPLLSTAFVELLYSHLDDKPWASVQIGDQLQPLPAVLRVSLAAAIATQLADGKSSLRGLLSANPGNVLPEHLARQADPYLFSLTNCNDDRAYRRALELAGFGVD